The following are encoded in a window of Callithrix jacchus isolate 240 chromosome 9, calJac240_pri, whole genome shotgun sequence genomic DNA:
- the ARHGDIB gene encoding rho GDP-dissociation inhibitor 2, translating to MTEKDPEPRVEEEEDDDLDSKLNYKPPPQKSLKELQEMDKDDESLAKYKKTLLGDGPVVTDPTAPNVTVTRLTLVCESAPAPITMDLTGDLEALKKETIVLKEGAEYRAKIHFKVNRDIVSGLKYVQHTYRTGVKVDKATFMVGSYGPRPEEYEFLTPVEEAPKGMLARGTYHNKSFFTDDDKHDHLSWEWNLSIKKDWTD from the exons ATGACTGAAAAAGACCCAGAGCCacgtgtggaggaggaggaggatgatgaCCTGGACAGCAAGCTCAATTACAAGCCTCCGCCACAGAAGTCCCTGAAAGAGCTGCAGGAGATGGACAAAGATGATGAGAGTCTAGCTAAGTACAAGAAAACGCTGCTGGGAGACGGCCCCGTGGtaacag ATCCGACAGCCCCCAATGTCACTGTCACCCGGCTCACCCTGGTTTGTGAGAGTGCCCCAGCACCAATCACCATGGACCTTACTG GAGATCTGGAAGCCCTCAAAAAAGAAACCATTGTGCTGAAGGAAGGCGCCGAATACAGAGCTAAAATTCACTTCAAA GTGAACAGGGATATTGTGTCAGGCCTGAAATATGTTCAGCACACCTACAGGACTGGGGTGAAAG TGGATAAAGCAACGTTTATGGTTGGCAGCTATGGGCCTCGGCCGGAGGAGTATGAGTTCCTGACTCCCGTTGAGGAGGCTCCCAAGGGCATGCTGGCCCGAGGCACGTACCACAACAAGTCCTTCTTCACCGACGATGACAAGCACGACCACCTCAGCTGGGAGTGGAACCTGTCAATTAAGAAAGACTGGACAGATTGA